The Candidatus Binataceae bacterium genomic interval GGTTAGGTTTCTAAGTCCATGAAATCTGCGTAGTCTGCGGACAATGGGGTTGCGCATTCCTTTCTCCATGACGCTGTTGCTTGCGCTGGCGACCATGGTGGGCGCCGCCGAGACCGGTAATCTCAAGCTCGACGTGCTCGGCGAGATTGGCGCCGGGGCTCAGAACGCCGCTCGGATTATAGGCACCGATGGGAAGGTCGCGGCCGAAGTTCACGCGGGTTCCTCGATCGCGCTCGCACCCGGCGACTACAAAATGGTCCTGCCGCTGGTCGGTGGGACAATTACCAAGGACGACATCCGAATCGAGCCCGGACGTACCCGGACCGTGATGATCGACAACGCCGCGGTAATGGAAGTAATCGTGAAAGACCGCCACGGCAAAGATCCCGGCTTCGGAGTGACCGTGACTTCCTCGAGCCCACCCCACTCCAAAATCACCAGCTTCAACACCGGAGAGAAGTTTTTGTTCGCGCCGATGCTGGTCGATGTCCACGTCGATGCGCCCCCGCAGGGCTACGACTGGAGCGCCGTCGAACTAAGGCCGGGCCAGCGGGCGCGGCTTTCCATGGGCGAGGTGGTTCCCGCGGAGCTGGATGTGCAAACCATGCTGCACCAGGCACCGATCAACCACAACACTCACGTCATCGTGTTTCGCGCTGGTACGCAGTCGCGTGCCGGCGACAGCCCGCCCGGTCCGCACCAGTTCAAGCTTGACCCGGGCGACTATGATGTCTATGTCGAGAACGGCTCGGGCACGGGACGCCCTACCGCGACGGTGTCCGGAATCCACCTGGAGTCTGGCGCCAAATTGGAAAAAACCGTTCCACTGGATTGAGGAGAAATCGATAATCAATGGCAAGCGAACGGCGGCGCGAAATCAAACGGCGGCGCAAACGTCGCGAAAAAAGAATCAAGGCGAGAATCCGCGAGGCGCGCAAACACAAGAAGAAACGCGCCTGACGCGATAGAAACCCGACGCAGCGCGAACCCGGGCGGGAGCTCCCCGAGCTCGCAGAGGAGATCTTTTCTATGGCCTACGAAACGCTTCTGTACGAAGTTGCCGACGAGATCGCCACGATCACTCTGAATCGCCCGGCCAAGATGAACGCCTATACCGCCGAAATGGGTCGCGAGATCGCCGAGGCGATGCTGCAGGCCGACCGCGACCGCAGCGCGCGGGTCGTGATCATGACCGGGGCGGGTGAGCGCGCCTTCTGCGCGGGAGCGGACATGAGCATGTTTGCTTCCAACATCAAAACGCGTGAACAGCACGGCAGCGTCGAGGAAGGACGCGGCGGCGGTATCTCGCTGCCCGTCATCATGCGCAATCTCTCCAAGCCCACGATTGCGGCGATCAACGGCTATGCGCTGGGGGTCGGTTGTACCATGACGCTGCTGTTCGATGTGCGCATCGCGTCCGACAACGCGAAGCTCGGGGTGATTTTTCCGCGCGTCGGCCTGATGAGCGAGCTTGGCTCCAGCTACCTGATGCCGCGGTTGATAGGTTTATCCCGCACCGCCGAGATGATGCTGACCGGCCGCCAATACGGCGCGCAAGACTGCCTGGCGATGGGCCTGGTGAGCCAGGTCGTCCCGGGAGCGGAATTGAAGGCAAAGTCGCGTGAGCTCGCATCCGAGATGCTCCAATGCTCGCCCTTCTCCCTGGCGATGACGCGTAAGGCGCTCTACCAGGGACTGGAAGGGAACCTCGAAAGCGCGATGCAGTTTGAAGGCTTTGCACTCGAGAAGTGCTACGTCTCCCCCGAGCATAAGGAGTACGTGACCGCCTTTATGGAAAAGCGCAAGCCCGAGTTTGGAAAGCTCAGAAAGTAACCCGTGGGCCGCGCTCGGGGGTTGCGGTTGACCCGCTGACACGCTGGGGTTAGATTGATTCAATACTTAGTTGGTCTCATTTATCATAAATAGGCTAGCGCCAGAGGTTGAAGTAACTCGAAATAGTGTCAAATTTGGAGAGCCTTGTTGGGAAGCAAGCTCTACTGAGCCCGACCTGGCCTCCGGGATTGGGTTGCGAGACCTCGGCAAACATAACGTGAAAAGGCAGGTATAAGGACGATGGCACTTCATATCGGCAGTGTCGCTCCGGATTTCACTCAGGAGTCGACCGAAGGAACGATCAAGTTTCACGAGTGGATGGGCAAGGGTTGGGCGGTTCTGTTCTCCCATCCCAAGGACTTCACCCCGGTATGCACAACTGAGTTGGGCCGCGTTGCCCAGCTGAAGCCGGAGTTTGAAAAGCGCGGCATCAAGCCGATCGGCATCAGCGTGGACGACGTCGACTCGCACAAGAAGTGGATCCAGGACATCGAAGAGATCTCGCACGTGAAGATGAATTTTCCGATGCTGGGCGATGCTGACAAGAAGGTCTCCAAGCTCTACGACATGATCCATCCGGAGTGGAACGACACGCTCACGGTCCGCTCGGTCTTCGTCATCGACCAAAACAAGAAGGTTCGCCTGATCATCACCTATCCCGCCAGCACCGGCCGGAACTTCGATGAGATTCTGCGCGCGATCGATTCGCTGCAGCTCACCGACAAGTATTCGGTTGCGACCGGGGTAGACTGGAAGCATGGTGAGGATTGCATCATCGTGCCGTCGCTGACCGATCCCAAGGTGCT includes:
- a CDS encoding enoyl-CoA hydratase-related protein produces the protein MAYETLLYEVADEIATITLNRPAKMNAYTAEMGREIAEAMLQADRDRSARVVIMTGAGERAFCAGADMSMFASNIKTREQHGSVEEGRGGGISLPVIMRNLSKPTIAAINGYALGVGCTMTLLFDVRIASDNAKLGVIFPRVGLMSELGSSYLMPRLIGLSRTAEMMLTGRQYGAQDCLAMGLVSQVVPGAELKAKSRELASEMLQCSPFSLAMTRKALYQGLEGNLESAMQFEGFALEKCYVSPEHKEYVTAFMEKRKPEFGKLRK
- a CDS encoding peroxiredoxin, which encodes MALHIGSVAPDFTQESTEGTIKFHEWMGKGWAVLFSHPKDFTPVCTTELGRVAQLKPEFEKRGIKPIGISVDDVDSHKKWIQDIEEISHVKMNFPMLGDADKKVSKLYDMIHPEWNDTLTVRSVFVIDQNKKVRLIITYPASTGRNFDEILRAIDSLQLTDKYSVATGVDWKHGEDCIIVPSLTDPKVLKEKFPKGYKELRPYLRTTPDPSK